In Pseudovibrio brasiliensis, the following are encoded in one genomic region:
- a CDS encoding Crp/Fnr family transcriptional regulator — MTKFKELLQNSFSLSGLAEEHAHGLSEIAQPMSLKSGAVLFKAGDPGNGCYAIIEGSMKVSVVSLDGSEQLLAVLGQGSLVGEIALLDGSERSATVTALKPSQLAFISKAAFYRYADENPAVYRHMLQIVATRLRRSNDALAARSFLPLNGRVAQTLLQLSETFGKKVDSNKILVHYKISQAEIANMAGGARENVSRVLNVWKREGVISRLSGYYCLEKPEVLRAAAEL; from the coding sequence ATGACAAAGTTCAAAGAACTCCTTCAAAACAGCTTTTCACTATCGGGTTTGGCAGAGGAGCATGCACATGGTCTCTCTGAAATTGCCCAGCCTATGTCATTGAAATCTGGCGCAGTTCTCTTCAAGGCTGGCGACCCGGGCAATGGGTGTTACGCAATCATCGAAGGCAGCATGAAGGTCTCCGTTGTCTCGCTTGATGGCAGTGAACAGCTTCTGGCAGTTTTGGGGCAGGGGTCCCTGGTCGGTGAAATTGCCTTGCTTGATGGCAGTGAACGTTCAGCCACAGTGACTGCTCTGAAGCCGAGTCAGCTTGCATTTATCTCCAAAGCTGCATTTTATCGTTATGCGGATGAGAACCCCGCTGTGTATCGCCATATGCTGCAAATCGTGGCGACTCGCTTGCGCCGGTCCAACGATGCTCTTGCCGCTCGTTCTTTCCTTCCGCTCAATGGTCGCGTTGCTCAGACCCTGCTGCAACTCTCTGAAACCTTTGGCAAAAAAGTCGACAGCAATAAGATCCTCGTGCATTACAAGATCTCTCAGGCAGAGATCGCCAATATGGCTGGCGGTGCCCGTGAGAACGTGAGCCGTGTGCTCAACGTCTGGAAACGTGAGGGCGTAATCAGTCGCCTCTCTGGATATTACTGCCTCGAAAAGCCAGAGGTGCTACGAGCTGCCGCAGAGCTTTAA
- a CDS encoding group III truncated hemoglobin, translating to MTYQHFDIRPLDECTPVHPDLTYDQVRALVANHSEKLRQNDTLANVYQSNMKCDWEDYEAQAVRFWCSALMKDQSYSGRPIGKYRGSAKQVCGDDIASWLNLFENAVEECVAETARANTMKCATQVVDCFHMAMIPS from the coding sequence ATGACTTATCAGCACTTTGACATTCGCCCACTAGACGAATGCACTCCAGTTCATCCTGACCTGACATATGATCAGGTCCGTGCGCTGGTCGCCAATCATTCAGAAAAACTTCGTCAGAATGATACACTGGCAAACGTCTACCAGAGCAATATGAAATGCGACTGGGAAGACTATGAAGCGCAGGCTGTTCGTTTCTGGTGCTCCGCTCTCATGAAAGACCAGAGCTACTCCGGTCGCCCGATTGGCAAGTATCGCGGTTCTGCAAAGCAGGTATGCGGTGATGATATTGCCAGCTGGTTGAATTTATTCGAAAATGCCGTCGAAGAATGTGTTGCTGAAACCGCTCGGGCCAATACCATGAAATGTGCGACCCAGGTTGTTGATTGCTTCCATATGGCGATGATCCCTTCTTGA
- a CDS encoding acyl-CoA thioesterase, which produces MNDTRDAVEEEQPVGELTTRTMAMPADTNASGDIFGGWVVSQMDIAAGIAASQCAMERVVTVAIDSMTFIRPVKVGDVMCVYSRVLRVGRTSITLAIEAWALRHRFGYREKVTNAQFTFVAVDDNGKPIEISEEQRAKYNNA; this is translated from the coding sequence ATGAATGATACAAGAGACGCTGTCGAAGAAGAGCAGCCAGTAGGTGAGCTGACCACACGCACAATGGCGATGCCGGCAGACACCAATGCATCTGGCGATATCTTTGGCGGTTGGGTTGTCTCTCAAATGGATATTGCGGCTGGTATTGCAGCAAGCCAGTGCGCCATGGAGCGCGTTGTGACTGTTGCGATCGACAGCATGACGTTTATTCGCCCTGTAAAAGTCGGCGATGTGATGTGTGTTTACTCCCGTGTCCTCCGTGTTGGCAGAACCTCAATTACGCTGGCAATCGAAGCCTGGGCATTGCGCCATCGTTTTGGTTACCGCGAAAAGGTGACAAATGCTCAGTTCACCTTTGTTGCCGTGGATGATAACGGTAAGCCAATCGAGATCTCTGAAGAGCAGCGTGCAAAGTACAACAACGCTTAA